One stretch of Caldinitratiruptor microaerophilus DNA includes these proteins:
- a CDS encoding cytidine deaminase: MELPADAELVRLALEARRHAYVPYSRFPVGAAVLAADGRVFTGCNVENASYGLSCCAERVAVFRAVSEGVREIAAIAVAADTPGPVSPCGACRQVLAEFGPDARVILANCAGAVRATTVRDLLPGFFTARDMGGKTP; encoded by the coding sequence ATGGAACTGCCGGCCGATGCCGAACTGGTACGGCTCGCCCTGGAGGCGCGCCGCCACGCCTACGTGCCGTACTCCCGCTTCCCGGTGGGTGCCGCCGTGCTGGCGGCCGACGGCCGCGTGTTCACGGGCTGCAACGTGGAAAACGCCTCGTACGGGCTGTCCTGCTGCGCCGAGCGGGTCGCCGTGTTCAGGGCGGTCTCCGAGGGGGTCCGGGAGATCGCCGCGATCGCGGTCGCCGCGGACACGCCCGGGCCGGTCAGCCCCTGCGGCGCCTGCCGGCAGGTGCTGGCAGAGTTCGGGCCGGACGCCCGCGTGATCCTGGCGAACTGCGCCGGGGCCGTGCGCGCCACCACCGTGCGGGACCTCCTGCCCGGCTTCTTCACCGCCCGCGACATGGGAGGGAAGACCCCGTGA